A region of Lathamus discolor isolate bLatDis1 chromosome 14, bLatDis1.hap1, whole genome shotgun sequence DNA encodes the following proteins:
- the ALKBH4 gene encoding alpha-ketoglutarate-dependent dioxygenase alkB homolog 4 yields the protein MQAAGGGAGPGCGCKGIRSCLLCEGPAQAAPPTQGEDNFTYCPATGLAKGNEHSEFAGWAFPFPGVLLVEEFISEDEESEIVELMDRDDWKPSQSGRKKQDYGPKVNFKKQRLKAGSFTGLPSFSKKIVAQMEACSVLGGFLPVEQCNLDYMPERGSAIDPHFDDWWLWGERLVSLNLLSETVLSMSCDSEDSIQLFPTSSKENGELNPPGSFTQTPPCQNPAEEGPNCTLSPWLVPSREVTVAIPLPRRCLVVLYGEARYRWKHAIHRRHIQRRRICVTFRELSEEFSAGGRHEELGKELLGIALSFQGRPV from the exons ATGCAGGCGGCGGGCGGAGGCGCAGGGCCCGGCTGCGGCTGCAAGGGGATCcgctcctgcctgctctgcgAGGGGCCCGCGCAGGCCGCTCCGCCCACACAG GGAGAAGATAATTTCACTTACTGTCCAGCAACGGGCCTAGCTAAAGGAAACGAGCACTCGGAATTCGCTGGCTGGGCATTTCCATTTCCAGGGGTGCTTCTCGTGGAGGAGTTCATCAGCGAAGATGAAGAATCTGAGATAGTTGAACTGATGGATCGGGACGACTGGAAACCGTCACAGTCTGGCCGGAAGAAACAG GACTACGGTCCCAAAGTGAACTTCAAGAAACAAAGGCTGAAGGCTGGCAGCTTTACCGGCTTGCCAAGCTTTAGCAAGAAGATTGTGGCACAAATGGAggcctgctctgtgctgggtgGTTTCTTACCTGTTGAACAATGTAACCTGGACTACATGCCAGAGAGAGGTTCTGCCATCGACCCCCACTTTGACGACTGGTGGCTTTGGGGAGAGCGTCTGGTGAGCTTAAACCTGCTCTCAGAAACCGTGCTATCCATGTCTTGTGATTCAGAGGACAGCATCCAATTATTTCCCACTTCCAGCAAAGAAAACGGGGAATTAAATCCCCCGGGATCTTTTACACAGACACCACCGTGCCAAAACCCAGCCGAAGAGGGACCCAACTGCACGTTATCCCCATGGCTCGTTCCAAGCCGGGAGGTGACTGTTGCCATTCCCTTGCCGCGGCGGTGCCTGGTGGTGCTCTACGGCGAGGCGCGGTACCGCTGGAAACACGCCATCCACCGCAGGCACATCCAGCGCCGCCGCATCTGTGTCACGTTCCGGGAGCTGTCTGAGGAGTTCAGTGCAGGCGGAAGGCACGAGGAACTGGGTAAAGAACTGCTTGGAATAGCTCTTTCCTTTCAAGGCAGGCCGGTGTGA